The Eublepharis macularius isolate TG4126 chromosome 7, MPM_Emac_v1.0, whole genome shotgun sequence sequence TAGTCCTACTCTACACCATTCAAGCCAAAACACAAGGCTTATCAAGAAGCAAATAATTGCTAGCTAGCTAATGGCAATGCCAGACAGTACATAACACATTCAGGCTAAGCATATCCTTGCAAATTGATAAATGTTAAATTGCATATTTTTGTcaaaggtgttttttaaaaaacaaaaatagaagAATTACCTCTTCAGACTGAGATGGACTGATTCTGGGCATTGGTGAGACCTGTGGTGTTTTCAGGTGTGTACTGTTGCTGTCTGGAATGAGCTCTCTGTGGACCgactggatgtggttctggagtTCACTTTCCGATTCAAATTTAACATTACAACTGGAACAGCGAGTCTTCAGCCCCCctactttgtttttgttctcaGTGGAGCTCAAGTTCTCATTCTGGCCCATGCCTTGCCTATTACTGCTTGAAGGGATGTTGATACTTGGACTACCACTTTTGCTGAGATTAACACAGGCAGCACACAGACCATATGGTAGGCCATTGATGTCAAGTTTCACTAAATCCTGTTTTGAACGGAATTCCTTCAGGCAAGAAGCACATTTGTACAGTTTTTGAATATGCTGCACCCGCCCCGTAGATTGCACTGCAGAACTGTTGCTTGTTTTTTGCATGTGGAATGTGCCATGGATTTTCAGCTCCAAAGTAGAAGTCACTGTCTGCATGCATACCACACAGCGGAATCCTGTTAAAGAGTTTCTCAAATCAGGGTGCATCTGGCAATGTTCCAAAAATTCTTCCTCGCTTTGGAGTGGCATCTTGCAAATTCTGCAGTTTCCAGTATCTAGGCTCTTACTATGTGTGACTTTATGTTCAGTCAGAGTCAGAAGTGACGGAAACCTTTCACCACATATTGGGCACATATAGTGTTTCACTGGTCCTAAATGTGTCTGCATGTGTTCACGAAGTCCATTTTCAGAGAAGAATGTTCGAGAGCATACATTACACTTATAGTTCCCTTTAATGAGCTCTGCTTTTTTCTTCACTATGGCACTTTCCCCTGGTCGGATGTTATGGTCTCGAAGCTGGTGATTTTGCAAAAGAGACTCCATTGTGTAGGCTGCCCCACAGatatcacatccatacataggcTCAGATGTATCAACATCTTCTTCGCTGCCATCATGGCTATTATGAGACTCCTGGCTGTTTGTTAGCAAGGTCTGTAGCTCTACTTCTTCTTTCTGAACTGGTTCAGATGCTCCATTGGTTCCACAATTAGGAGTTTTTGTTTCAAAAACACAATGTTTTTCCCTCAAGTGTTTCTCCAGCAAAATGATAGCATGAAATGCTTTGCTGCAAAACTTGCAGTTGTATTTCTTGCTGTGTGTTGTGATATGGCACTGGAGCTCCACCTCAGTACCAAAAGACTCACCACAGAAAATACACTTGTGTACTTTTCCTTGATTCTCCAAATGATTGTGTTTAACATGGAGCTGCAAGTCTGTCTCATTGCGGAAGTCCCAGTTACAGGAGGTACACCTGTACACCTTCTTTTCATTGCTGTGCTTCACTGCCAGGTGAAGCTGAATGGAGACTTTAGAATCAAACACTTCTTGGCACAAAGTGCAACGGAAAAACACAAAAGTATGCATATCAAGCAAATGTTTCTGCAAATCATCCACTGAAGTGAACTGTTTGTCACAACTTTCGCAGATGTAGTAGGTGGAGGTGATCATGAAATGGATAGTCACATGCTTCAGCAAGGACTCTTGATTGGGAAACTCCTTGTTGCATTGAGGACACGTTAGTTTGGGTAGAACAGTGTCAAGATGTGTTTTTAAGTGAGTTTGAAAACCATCAAGGGAAGTGTATTTAGCACCACATTGATTGCAAATATATTCACCAGCAGGGCGTGGGGGGGCACCACCAACAGCCTGCATCATTTTTAAAGAAGTCTGTTCAATTGTTACTGGAGATAAGGGGCTCATAGCTCTAGATTTCTTTCCATTATGGATGTAATTTAGAGCTAATGGAATGTTCTTATGGTTTTCCTTTATATGCTTATTCAGTTTAAGAACACTGTTAAATATGGGAGAATTTGTACAGTAAGAACAGGAATATACTTCCACAACAGGATCTTTAGGGGTGCCTAAGACAGGGGAACCAAAACGGGAACTGCTGAGATCACAATGGACTTGTCTAATATGCTCTTCCAAAGAAGAATCGGTAAGAAAACCCATGTAACAATGGGGGCAAAAGAAGGCATTACTGTCCTTAGCAGCTGGATTTGCAAATCCATGAGTACATCGAATATGTTCCTGAAGAGTGTTGAGGTCATTGAAAACATCTGAGCAGAAGTTGCACTGATAGATCATGGTAGGCATGGATGAAACAATCAGTGCTGGATCTGGGGCTTCATGTACTTGTTTAAGATGCTCATTCAGATTGTAAAGCGAAGGTAACACTTCCAAGCAATACTGACAAATATGGGCCTGTTCAGGTTTGTCTAAATGCATAGTTTTCAGGTGTATCTGCAGTACTGCAAGGCTGGAAAATAACTGCTTGTTGCAATAAATGCAGCTGTAGGTAACCTTTGCTTGCTTATTTGAAGGCCCAGTAATATCTGGCACTTGTTGGGCTGCCCGCTTTCTTCCGCGGCCTTTTGATACTGGGGGAGCCGTTTCTACCATCGTTGAACTGTCCACTGAGAGGTTTGAATCTGGTGTGGTGCTAGATACTGAGGTGTAGCCAACAGTCACTAAAGAGGGGCTGTTGCTATGGTTACATGATTCTGGTTGCTGGTGACTATCCATATGGCTGTACAGCTCTTCAACTGTATGGAAGTTTTCTGAGCAAATACTGcacatatttttcttttctgctccATTATGAGTCTGCTCCATGTGGTTTACAAGTGAACTTTCATCTACGAAGAGCTCATGACAGTAAACACACTGGAGGGCAGCTCTGTCTTCATTCGGGGAACATTCAGGGTGGCATTCACCTATGTGTTTCTGAAGATCTTCAGGAAAATCAAAACCTTCTTCACACTGACTACACTTCTGAGTGTCTTTcattttccactcctccatccGGGAGGCAGACTGAGAACCATCTTTGTTCCTCTCGTGGACTTGCATGTGACCATGGAGTGAACTAGAAGAGAGAAATCCACGGCGGCAAATGGCACACTTATATGGCTTGTTAGAGGTATGAGTCTTTAAGTGGATTTTAAGATGATCACTTCTTGAGAATGCTGCATCACACTCACTGCAGTGGTACTTCTTATCTCCTGTGTGAAGTTTGATATGGCGATCTCTGCTCCGTTTGTGTTTGAAAAGGCGACTGCAGTATGTGCATTTGAAAGGGAGCTTATCACTGTGGCTTTGCTCGTGATGCTTCAAATAGCTGAGGCGGCTAAACGACTTGTCACAAAACTGGCATGGGTAGGGCAACCCTGGGCCACCTTCTTCTTCACCAAAATCACAACCATCTCCATGGCTTGGGGAAGTCTGATCTTTACTGGAAGGCGATGAAGCTGGCCATGAGCAGGTGGGGTCATCCTCAATATCTActccatctggaaaaaaaaagacGCAAACATTTAAGGGCCTCATGCTCAAATTGTACatcatgtatgtatatatacattcTATAAGAAATTAATTCAAATGCgtatacaattttaaaacatgaaaaaggCTAACTTTTGGACTCATATCCATCAGTCTTTATACAACTCTCATTTAAATCAGACTGTAAAATTAGGACAGCTATGAAATAGGTCTGTTCTAGTATTACCCTTTTATTGCTTTTTAACATCCTTAGTTGCACAATATGTATTATACATTGACAACTTTATTAAAATGCagattttaatatatttaatactTCTTTTGTATCCACTATGAAATGATTTGCATATTATGGGAACATCTGAAGAAGAGCCCGGTGGAAACAAAGTATTAGaagagtatttttaaaattaagagtCAACCCGCATGCCTAATAGTTAATAGAAAGTAAtttaactttctcattttctaAAATTAAAGCTGGTTCGGAGAACACCATGGTTTACTAGGTTATTTTGAATACTGATACTCAGATACAAGAGCtgagaagaaaacaacaataaaaaaatatgatGGCAACCATCTCTTCAGGAATGTAAAATTAGGAGGGTTTCTTCAACAGTCATGAATTTGGTTGTGAGCAAACAGCAGAAACATTAATAATTGGGATCACAAGAGCCAGTACAtgtaactgagtcagccagggtacATGAAAAGACTGAACTTCAGAAAGCCAAATTCTAACAGTGTATTTTGTTCCTTTAAAGTTCAAGAGGTTGCCCACCATTTCTTCCTCTTCACAAAAAAACTTTACTGGCTCAACTTCCTAAATAAAACAGAGTCTGAACATTTCATTGCTCATAGACAAAGCCACTTGTAAAAAAACTGGAAACAGGAACACATGACAAATTATTATGGTAAAAGCTGAAAGATTTATGTGTAACACTGAAAAGACAAACAAAAGTAGAAGCCAAATAGTAACACAAACtatgtatatattatattaaCCTCATTACTGTGTTGAATAGGCTTTAGCATAACTAGAACGTACATTGCTTTATTTTTGACAGAGAACATCTTAGCTCAGTCTACAAAGCACTTCAGAGAGAAAGCCTGCCTGGAAGGTGATGTTCAGACAGCATCTATGGCATGCGTCCAGATGTaatgacaaaccatggtttgcaagCACCCAATAAATTCCAATTTAAAACAGTGGTTTGAAGTGGGTTTGCAAACCACAGCGTTCCTGACCACACAGAATATTCTTTAATGTGAACAAACAATGAAACTACTTTAACAACTCTCACTGGCATTTTTGCACATGCTACAGCCGCAGCCTTGTCTCCATCCACATTCAcactgctgctttaaattcatgtTGAGAGCCAATCATGCCGAAAGCCAATCAGTGTTCACATTTATTTATGACACAACCCATATTTAAATCTTCCTGCGCAAgacccactgaaatgaatgggagctgtATGTATGAACTACATAATACAGAAGAACTTTCCCATGGGCACTCCTTTAGGATCCTCTTAGTATAAAAAAATGGTTCTCTAGAAGACAAAGCATCTTATAGCTGAAGTAAAACATTGTTTTTTAGTTTCTTTAATTAATAATGTTGTGATATTTTTTCTTGCAAAATTAAGGAGGCTAGGATAATGCCATCTCCTCCGTCACCTTGCAAATTCTGGATAAATTCTTAGGATAAGTGATTCTTCGAAGTGTATAAATTCCTTAAAACCTACAGGACTCTTAACAAGCAGCATACTATACAGCATGAATTTATAACTGGTTTGTAGAACCACATTCCAAGGCTGATTTCTTTAAGGTAACAAGATTTTAACTAGATCATAATAGCCTTATCCACAGGAAACAGATGAAGATTTGTCCCTTTCCTGCACCATCACATTATCAATGCCAGTCAGCAACCATCTAACTCTGAGAAAACAACCAACATCATTCCTGGATCCTTGCCCATAGCAACAATGCTTTTCAGGGTCAGTTGAACACTGTACAGGCTGGAATTCTCTTCTTTTGTACACTGCAAGACAGGCTTTCTACAAATTATATCTGATTAATCGCAGCGTCATCTAGAATCCACAACCAAAAATTACTCCAATGAAGTTAACTGTCATACAGTGCCAATACTAAACACAGTTACACTCTTCAAAGTCAATTgaattcagtggatttagaagttGTAACTGTTTAAAATTGCAGTTTTCAAGATTAGACCACCTACTAACTCAGTTCAAGAGACTATCATGAGGAACAGGTTCATTAATATTATCAAATCTCTTTTCCTATGAGATGGCCTATGCTTTAAGGTATTGTCCCTTATTCCAGAATATTGGAGCCTTAGAGAAAACATGTCTCCCTTTTTACAGAAATTTATATATCTTCATTCTGCATTAAAAATGCCCCTTAATTCTAATACTATGGAGCCCCattatatttacttattttttatcTGGGAGAGCTTAATGTGTATACATTCATGTAAATGTTGCAGCAGCTGGGAAAATGTGAACTAAGTATGCACAATGTATTCCTGTTTCTTATAGAGATGATCACctcatttatatatattatatatattagaGGTTCTGTTGCAGTTCTGGTGAGTAAATGGATGAAGTCAGCTAATTCTGGATATGTGTATCCTTTGTCATCTCTCCAAACCCCTTTTGTACTTGTATTTACTTGTGAGAAACATAGTCTTGTGATGACCTATGGATCAAAGCAAAGAAACTGAGCTGAACTAATATGCATATATTAGCATGAAAATGTGAGTATCACACTGGCACATTAAACATACACTTGATATATATTATATGCACAGGTCCCTTGATAGACTTGAAACTTCAGGAAAGCCAATAATCATGCCACCTTCCCTGATCCTTTATCCTATACCTCCTATTCTTTCAAAGAAGCTTCTCCTTTGGGCGCTTCAGGGAAAAGGAAAGGCTTGAATTATTTCCTGCCTGCTGAATTACAATTCCTTTGGGCATGATCAGACAAGCAGGAACTGTTTCCTTTCCCCTTCTGAAGTGTTCGGctgagaaaggagggggaagtCTCCATGCACACATTTGGTTCCCTGGGAATTCTATCCCCTGCTCTTTCCACACCACCACACCAATAAGAGGCCTGCTCTTTCTCAGGTCTACCATCTTTAATATATCAGAGGCAAAAGAAAAACCTTCTATGCACATTTCCTGATCCTTGGTGATATGCAATGACAGCTGTCTTCGAATCATAACTATTTCATTCTTAGAGGCTTTAGATATAGCCCGATCTTTCtgtaaaacaaaattttaaaaaacccaccctCCAAAAACAGTTTTTCAAAACAATCATTTTCTCTTCTTGTGCAAAAATGTTCCAATGAGGAAAATCTGCCAATCCATTCTTCAAGAAATCTGCATGTTTCTGGTGTTAATATTTTATTAAGGGAGTTTaatattaaaattacagataacaACATGTAGAGCTAATGCTTTATCATTATATATACCACCCAAGCCCTGAAATCAATTAAATTAATGGCTAACATTTGTTGACATGTGAACTTTGTTGTTCCAAAAAGTAACAAGGGAACACATGCTATTATTTTGTTGattacatttttgtttctctttctggCTTCTAATGTAATGTATTAATATAATAAGAGCAGTATATTCATGCATTCTTTTATTGAGGGTATATCCCTTATTTTTCAATATTTAGAATAAAGGATCCTAGCAGTGGTTACCCatgtaaaataatttatttattgcacATTTTCAATGCAGCAATTGACAGATGCTGTGGAAGAAAAACAGCATATTCTGTAATACACAAAACACAACTGCTTATGCTCATTTGTTTTTAACTGAACAGAGTGTAAAATGAATGGTTCATTCTAACTTGCTATACAAATATTTGTGGAAAGGCATAGAGAGTGTCTACAATAGAAGGGAACTGTTGCTGAAATTGCATTCAAactgttttgtttgtattgcaaATACCTGGACAGTTCAACTGTTATATAACTATTTCCCCCAGACTTCCAAGATTAGGTTcaaattagaaaaaaatgaataaaggaTATGGTAAATCAgacaaaaaaattgaataaaaacagAGATTAATACATTACAGAAACAGATCTGACTTATTTTTATGAAATCAGGGCCAAAATGATTCAGTGGAATAATAACCCTTACTGTTATAAGGATATCtcatttaaaacaatattaagGCTGCAGAAAGCTAATTATTGCAACTCTATTTTAAAAGTGAAATTCTACATTTTCTGCACTGTAAAGGGATCTCTTGCTGCATTGATACCTGGTAAGATTTCCCATTTGGTATGAATGGAAATTAACAAGAATTTCCtgggggggaagggaggtggCAGAGGAAGGAACTTTGCACATACAAATTGGGTGAAATCTACAAGTAGAAATTCACCCAAAGAATCTCAGCTCTGCACCATGTACCATCTGCTTACAGTTGCCAGGAGCAGACCAGCAAGCCTTGCGCTGCAACTCTGCCATGACACACAGCATTTTTGTTGTTAACTATCAAGCCAAAATACTGGTAGTACAAGAAACAGTGTATGTAAATAGCAATTGTAAAAACACGTGGGAAATGTATTGTGGTGGCCATGGTTACGTCAGATACAGGGTAGAAATGACAGCCTTGTGGAAGCTAGCTGAACTATGTAGCAGCTTTCATAGTAGAAAAATTAACTTCAGATATAAGTTCCATAGCCCTTTCTATAAAAAATACAGGTTCACATATAGATGGAAATCATGACCTGTATCAGGCAATTCACACACATCTGTACAATAATGGCAGTGAAATACCATTAATGCCACTGTAATACaacagtataaaaatatatacagTGGCATTCAGAATTAGGTTAATGTAATTTTTATTCGTTTGTACTTCATACAAAagtttgttaaaatattttggtCCCAAGTTCTCTTCTGGAAACATATTTGGCAGGGGAAACAGCGGGAGGTGCCTGCTGGCAATATCCCAAAACATTCCACAGCTATTCACAATTTTGGGGTGTTATTTGTATAAacggcattttttaaaatcactctGCGTGTGGCTGCGTTCTtttatatcctaccagtcactaAGTGCTACTCACTGTAAATGCCTTTTTTGTGTAACGGCAAGGATTCTGTGTTTCAGTGCGATGCACTTACCATGTccatgttaatttttaattttggGAAACCAGGCACTTCATACCAGCAGACTCTAAACTCAGGTTTACCTTGTGcaatggtgggggcggggggaaggtaaAAATCAGCTGCCTGGTCTATGAAGTCCATCTAAAGATGCAAATTTGAGAGCATAGTTAGTGCACAGGGTAGggctgggtgtgtatgtgtgtgattttTCTCCTACAGCAGAGCTTATTTGCTGAGTTTCACCATTTCCATAAAGCACATTAAAACAAGTGTGTGAACACTCTGAGATGAAAGTACCAAACACTCTCGAGACAGCCAATGGAAAGTAGAGCTGCCTGACTTTCTTTCCAAGCAGACAGGAATGCCCATGATTCAGCAGCCTGAGTAAATAAAAGAGGTCCTTATTTCCTAATTTTGCTGGCTGGCCACACTGCAGCAGTCTCTGTGCTGCTGCCAAAGGGAATGCAAAGCTGGAACTACACCCAGCAGCTGAAGGACTGTCTTTGTTAGCCAGCCAGGCCTTCCTGGCCATCTTCTGGCAGCAAAAATATCGTATCTTGCAAGAAAGGCCTTCGTCTCAGGCTTGAGAGCACTCTAGTCTGCCTAACAGGACCAAACAACAGATTTTCGCCCAGTCTGTGTTGGAGGAGGACAGCTGGAAACTCAGTTAGTGGCAAAGTAACACCTGTTCAGTTATATTTATGAGGAAAGTGCTCTGTTAACAGAAAAGTGAAGTAATACCAGAAGGAGATATTCCataggggtgggagggagaggcaTCAAAGCACAAAGCACCTCTGTGGTGAAGGCAGCCAGCCCCTCATGTGCCAACCTCAATAGTTGAGAATTCTTGAAAGTGATCTTATCCCCAGTGCTGTGTATTGAATTAACAGAACTGCTTCTGAAAAGAGGTGGCTAGGCATCAGAAAGGTACATGACATATACACATTTGGACTGGAATATTTTGCAAGCTGaaaagtaggtgctctgttcttcccctatgtattttttcctctttatttTGGCTAACACTGCCAAAGCTCTTAACAGAATTGTGATCCAAGTCAACAGGGGCTTGAGTGCTTTGGAAAAATGCTACTCTCTACAAACTAGCTCAAAGCAAGAAACAGAATAAATACATGGCTCCAATCATCTTTCAAAATCAGTTGCATCTCCTAACAAGTGTATGTCAGTTGTGGGATTGTTACCTGGCCAACTGGGGCTTTACTTTTTGAGAGAACTTCTCAATTAGATCCAAAGGTTCTCGAACAAGAAGGCAAGCTCTTCATTAAGGAGGAAAGGGTGGTCCACAGAAGTGTAATTTTCTCCTTTACTTAAAAACCATAATACATGAAAAAGTTGGCCTGATTGGACTTCAAGGCCAAGGTACTCTTAGTGATTCTAGGGCCCAGGGATGGAGCCAGGAGGGAGCTCCAGAATCAGTGATTCCATCCTACCCTTCACCAAGGCAAGCAAGAGGTCATCCTCACCCTATGTGAGACTGATGGGAGCCACCACTAGAAGGCAGCTGTCTGAACCTCAGACATGGTTGGCACAAGTGGCAGCAGCTATGGGAGCCTTCTCtttgttgggagggaggggttgTGGCTGGTTGGGAGCCTCAACTCAGCATGAACGAGGAGCAGGTGCCCGGGTTACCCTGTGCTTGAGGCATGCACTGCCAACCTCACCCCTATATATAGCAATGGGGTTCTTATTCCACTAAAAGCAAGGAACAATTTTCTCATGTGAAGAAGGGAGGCAATAGAAGCCTTCTATCTCTCTTGGTTGCTAGCAACAACAacagtttcgccagcagctgtggctggcatcttcagaggtgtagcaccaaaagacagagatctctcagtgtcaccgtgtggaaaagatgttggcaggtcatttgtatctactcaggaggggtggggttgagctgagtcatcctgtaagagtttcccagggtgtggaatgctaatggcgggaggcttcactgtatcctgaggaggttcttttgcatatggattggtgcttgatgtgctaatcttctctgcagggctattgtcgggtatagagtgttttgttagcctggtgtttttcagaactggaaaccatgctctgttcattcttaaggtttcttctttcctgttgaagttttggttatgcttgtgaatttcaatggcttccctgtgcagtctgccaaagtagttggaagtgttgtccagtattttggtgtcctggaataagatactgtgccctgtctgagttaggctatgttcagccactgctgatttttcaggatggccaagtctgcagtgtctttcatcactgtcttggccatcctgaaaaatcagcagtagccctgcagagaagattagcacatcaagcaccaatccatatgcaaaggaacctcctcaggatacagtgaagcctcctgccattagcattccacaccctgggaaactcttacaggatgactcagctcatccccacccctcctgagtagatataaatgacctgccaacatcttttccacactgtcacactgagagatctctgtcttttggtgctacacctctgaagatgccagccacagctgctggcgaaacgtcaggaactacaatgccaagaccacggcaatacagcctggaaaacccacaacaaccatcgttctccggccgtgaaagccttcgacaatacaacaacaaaaataattttatactctgcctttctcactgatatccaaggcagattacataatgcaagtgaaaatacaatataatcaacagctaggacatttactGAACAACAATTAGTATTGAATCAGCAGGACATTTagtaaaacagatacaatagggtgtgtgtgtgtgtgttgtgtgtgtgttatgtgccgtcaagctgcctccgacctatggtgatgctatgaataaaagacttccaaaacatcctatcattaacagacttgctcagattttgaaaactggaggatgtagcttcttttattgagtcaagccatctcatgttaggtcttcctcttttcctactaccttctactttccctagcattatggacttttctagagaatcttgtcttctcatgatatgaccaaagtacgaaaACCTTAGTTTGttatttcagcttctagggagaattcaggctttttGATCTACTACCCACTTATTGGTTGtctatggtatccacaaaactctcctccagcaccacatttctaaTGAAtcaagtgaagaaagctgacaggaagacaatatggtatggtagcagaaaatctgaaaagcaAGCATAAAgattaa is a genomic window containing:
- the ZNF521 gene encoding zinc finger protein 521 isoform X1 — translated: MSRRKQAKPRALKVEENESEDQRGGVGQAAGQTDLNCKLEDKADDGELIDCKKRPDEGEELEEEAVHSCDSCLQVFESLSDITEHKINQCQLTDGVDIEDDPTCSWPASSPSSKDQTSPSHGDGCDFGEEEGGPGLPYPCQFCDKSFSRLSYLKHHEQSHSDKLPFKCTYCSRLFKHKRSRDRHIKLHTGDKKYHCSECDAAFSRSDHLKIHLKTHTSNKPYKCAICRRGFLSSSSLHGHMQVHERNKDGSQSASRMEEWKMKDTQKCSQCEEGFDFPEDLQKHIGECHPECSPNEDRAALQCVYCHELFVDESSLVNHMEQTHNGAEKKNMCSICSENFHTVEELYSHMDSHQQPESCNHSNSPSLVTVGYTSVSSTTPDSNLSVDSSTMVETAPPVSKGRGRKRAAQQVPDITGPSNKQAKVTYSCIYCNKQLFSSLAVLQIHLKTMHLDKPEQAHICQYCLEVLPSLYNLNEHLKQVHEAPDPALIVSSMPTMIYQCNFCSDVFNDLNTLQEHIRCTHGFANPAAKDSNAFFCPHCYMGFLTDSSLEEHIRQVHCDLSSSRFGSPVLGTPKDPVVEVYSCSYCTNSPIFNSVLKLNKHIKENHKNIPLALNYIHNGKKSRAMSPLSPVTIEQTSLKMMQAVGGAPPRPAGEYICNQCGAKYTSLDGFQTHLKTHLDTVLPKLTCPQCNKEFPNQESLLKHVTIHFMITSTYYICESCDKQFTSVDDLQKHLLDMHTFVFFRCTLCQEVFDSKVSIQLHLAVKHSNEKKVYRCTSCNWDFRNETDLQLHVKHNHLENQGKVHKCIFCGESFGTEVELQCHITTHSKKYNCKFCSKAFHAIILLEKHLREKHCVFETKTPNCGTNGASEPVQKEEVELQTLLTNSQESHNSHDGSEEDVDTSEPMYGCDICGAAYTMESLLQNHQLRDHNIRPGESAIVKKKAELIKGNYKCNVCSRTFFSENGLREHMQTHLGPVKHYMCPICGERFPSLLTLTEHKVTHSKSLDTGNCRICKMPLQSEEEFLEHCQMHPDLRNSLTGFRCVVCMQTVTSTLELKIHGTFHMQKTSNSSAVQSTGRVQHIQKLYKCASCLKEFRSKQDLVKLDINGLPYGLCAACVNLSKSGSPSINIPSSSNRQGMGQNENLSSTENKNKVGGLKTRCSSCNVKFESESELQNHIQSVHRELIPDSNSTHLKTPQVSPMPRISPSQSEEKKTYQCIKCQMVFYNEWDIQVHVANHMIELDGRYTSASTSSRSPRRVGNTNEGLNHECKLCNQTFDSPAKLQCHLIEHSFEGMGGTFKCPVCFTVFVQANKLQQHIFSAHGQEDKIYDCTQCPQKFFFQTELQNHTMTQHSS
- the ZNF521 gene encoding zinc finger protein 521 isoform X2 — encoded protein: MSRRKQAKPRALKVEENESEDQRGGVGQAAGQTDLNCKLEDKADDGELIDCKKRPDEGEELEEEAVHSCDSCLQVFESLSDITEHKINQCQLTDGVDIEDDPTCSWPASSPSSKDQTSPSHGDGCDFGEEEGGPGLPYPCQFCDKSFSRLSYLKHHEQSHSDKLPFKCTYCSRLFKHKRSRDRHIKLHTGDKKYHCSECDAAFSRSDHLKIHLKTHTSNKPYKCAICRRGFLSSSSLHGHMQVHERNKDGSQSASRMEEWKMKDTQKCSQCEEGFDFPEDLQKHIGECHPECSPNEDRAALQCVYCHELFVDESSLVNHMEQTHNGAEKKNMCSICSENFHTVEELYSHMDSHQQPESCNHSNSPSLVTVGYTSVSSTTPDSNLSVDSSTMVETAPPVSKGRGRKRAAQQVPDITGPSNKQAKVTYSCIYCNKQLFSSLAVLQIHLKTMHLDKPEQAHICQYCLEVLPSLYNLNEHLKQVHEAPDPALIVSSMPTMIYQCNFCSDVFNDLNTLQEHIRCTHGFANPAAKDSNAFFCPHCYMGFLTDSSLEEHIRQVHCDLSSSRFGSPVLGTPKDPVVEVYSCSYCTNSPIFNSVLKLNKHIKENHKNIPLALNYIHNGKKSRAMSPLSPVTIEQTSLKMMQAVGGAPPRPAGEYICNQCGAKYTSLDGFQTHLKTHLDTVLPKLTCPQCNKEFPNQESLLKHVTIHFMITSTYYICESCDKQFTSVDDLQKHLLDMHTFVFFRCTLCQEVFDSKVSIQLHLAVKHSNEKKVYRCTSCNWDFRNETDLQLHVKHNHLENQGKVHKCIFCGESFGTEVELQCHITTHSKKYNCKFCSKAFHAIILLEKHLREKHCVFETKTPNCGTNGASEPVQKEEVELQTLLTNSQESHNSHDGSEEDVDTSEPMYGCDICGAAYTMESLLQNHQLRDHNIRPGESAIVKKKAELIKGNYKCNVCSRTFFSENGLREHMQTHLGPVKHYMCPICGERFPSLLTLTEHKVTHSKSLDTGNCRICKMPLQSEEEFLEHCQMHPDLRNSLTGFRCVVCMQTVTSTLELKIHGTFHMQKTSNSSAVQSTGRVQHIQKLYKCASCLKEFRSKQDLVKLDINGLPYGLCAACVNLSKSGSPSINIPSSSNRQGMGQNENLSSTENKNKVGGLKTRCSSCNVKFESESELQNHIQSVHRELIPDSNSTHLKTPQVSPMPRISPSQSEEKKTYQCIKCQMVFYNEWDIQVHVANHMIDEGLNHECKLCNQTFDSPAKLQCHLIEHSFEGMGGTFKCPVCFTVFVQANKLQQHIFSAHGQEDKIYDCTQCPQKFFFQTELQNHTMTQHSS